A region of Carassius auratus strain Wakin chromosome 41, ASM336829v1, whole genome shotgun sequence DNA encodes the following proteins:
- the invs gene encoding inversin isoform X3: protein MLLPQNPSQVHAAAVNGDKNTLQRLISAESRLRDSEDQFGRTPLMYCVLADRLDCAEVLLKAGAAVNNTDHSQRTALHLAAQKGNVRFMKLLLSRHADWRLKDLEEMTPLHLATRHSSSKPLSLLLKHMAPGEVDTQDRNKSCCKSLPGAYKAQGLVAVLTLCVCEVTITHSLHAKDVFHRREKTDQLNFTTKTQTALHWSAFYNHPEHVKLLIKHDSNIGIPDSEGKIPLHWAAHNKHPNATRTVRCILEAAPTESLLNWQDYEGRTPLHFAVADGNEAVVEVLTSYEGCSVTAYDNLFRTPLHWAALLGHAKIVHLLLERNKSGMIPSDSQGATPLHYGAQSNYADTVAVFLKHPSVRDEPDLEGRTAFMWAAGKGSDDVIKTMLDLKKDLDINMTDKYGGTALHAAALSGHVSTVRLLLEQGAMVDPLDVMKHTPLFRACEMGHRDVILTLIKGGARVDLVDIDGHSALHWAALGGNAEVCEVLMENGISPNLQDHAGRTPLQCAAYAGYINCMALLIQHDADPNIQDKEGRTALHWSCNNGYLDAVKLLLGCGAFPNHMEHTEERYTPLDYALLGEHQELTQFLLEHGALSIAAIQDIAASSIQALYKGYKVRRAFRERKKLLMRHEQLRKDAAKKREEERRREAEQQLSLAEAGQKKLVSLAEVRVEKLSLDETEQSVKDPAALKGHKHRKSPSAHNIQSQSRREKKHRTERRTRDAETPEASLSLATSGLTVTPLSTRKCSSTVEEECVMETHSLDTCISVGCGSTYERRSPAGSSRPGSAKPVISGARVASGHIETTTTPKSAAHNRPRTTGAHLKQAALATPQSTEPPTDSICRSASMGNKPASEHKSNISNSTSVTRQKERRAERETHRDKDSRSRTEGDKQAGREKQKCTGKEKDKERWMGRTRKKQVDKEKEKKRDSIHSKNQAAIVIQRAWRRSCIRGRLHKLLCKTGKGAESAEVTSLLIQLLWGWPISYDHTHHKTSDVQAPPTRNVGKKSSVLQNIYGSSTPSKRGPSLQAAVLKPQSQSQALLDLSLKTNKQLSAVECVSLVDTLSQAKQYSYHLRPSSAGSQSGQNRTKN from the exons ATGCTGCTCCCCCAGAATCCATCTCAGGTGCATGCAGCTGCTGTGAATGGAGACAAGAACACCTTACAGAGACTGATCTCAG CTGAGTCTCGTCTGCGGGACAGTGAGGATCAGTTCGGCCGGACTCCTCTGATGTATTGTGTGCTGGCCGACCGCTTGGACTGTGCAGAGGTGCTGCTAAAGGCTGGCGCAGCCGTCAACAACACTGACCACAGTCAGAGGACCGCACTGCACCTCGCAGCACAgaag GGCAACGTGCGCTTCATGAAACTTTTACTGTCGCGCCACGCCGATTGGCGGTTAAAGGATCTGGAAGAAATGACTCCATTACACCTGGCAACGCGACATTCGAGCTCCAAACCTCTGTCTCTGCTCCTCAAGCACATGGCACCTGGTGAGGTGGACACACAGGACAGGAATAAG agctgctgcaagagcttgcCAGGCGCCTACAAGGCTCAGGGTCTCGTCGCAGTGTTAAccttatgtgtgtgtgaagtgacAATCACACACTCGCTGCATGCCAAAGATGTCTTCCATCGCAGAGAGAAGACAGACCAACTCAATTTCACAACAAAGACA CAGACAGCTCTGCACTGGAGTGCCTTCTACAATCACCCCGAGCATGTTAAGCTGCTGATCAAGCACGATTCAAACATCGGGATCCCAGACAGCGAGGGGAAGATCCCTCTACACTGGGCGGCACATAACAAACACCCCAATGCCACACGTACGGTACGCTGTATTCTG GAAGCTGCTCCCACCGAGTCCCTGCTGAACTGGCAGGACTATGAGGGACGCACCCCTCTGCACTTTGCAGTGGCTGATGGGAATGAGGCAGTGGTTGAAGTGCTGACATCATACGAGGGCTGCAGTGTGACAGCCTATGATAACCTGTTCAGGACACCACTGCACTGGGCGGCACTGCTGG GTCATGCTAAGATCGTACACCTTCTGTTGGAGAGAAACAAGTCTGGGATGATCCCATCAGACAGTCAGGGAGCAACACCTCTGCACTATGGAGCTCAGAGCAACTATGCT GACACAGTGGCAGTTTTTTTAAAACACCCCTCTGTGCGAGATGAGCCTGATCTGGAGGGACGAACAGCTTTCATGTGGGCTGCAGGGAAGGGCAGCGATGATGTCATCAAAACTATGCTGGATCTGAAAAAGGACCTGGACATAaacatgactgacaaatatgGAGGGACAG cgcTTCATGCGGCTGCACTCTCAGGGCATGTGTCCACTGTGCGGTTGTTGCTCGAGCAGGGAGCCATGGTGGACCCGCTGGACGTAATGAAACACACACCTCTGTTCCGTGCATGTGAGATGGGCCATCGAGATGTCATTCTAACGCTCATCAAAG GAGGGGCTCGTGTAGATCTGGTAGACATAGACGGTCACTCTGCTCTTCACTGGGCAGCTCTGGGTGGTAATGCGGAGGTGTGCGAGGTGTTGATGGAGAACGGGATCAGTCCTAACCTGCAGGACCACGCAGGACGAACTCCTCTCCAGTGTGCGGCATATGCTGGCTACATCAACTGCATGGCCTTGCTTATTCAGCATGACGCAGACCCCAATATCCAGGACAAGGAG GGGAGAACCGCACTCCACTGGTCCTGTAATAACGGATATCTGGATGCTGTGAAGCTGCTCCTGGGGTGTGGAGCCTTTCCCAACCATATGGAGCACACCGAGGAGAG GTACACTCCTCTAGACTATGCCCTGCTGGGAGAGCATCAAGAACTGACCCAGTTTCTATTGGAGCATGGAGCTCTATCTATCGCCGCCATCCAGGACATCGCCGCCTCGTCCATCCAGGCTCTCTACAAGGGCTACAAGGTCCGACGGGCGTTCAGAGAGCGCAAGAAGCTCCTCATGAGACACGAACAACTGCGCAAGGATGCTGCAAA GAAGAGGGAGGAGGAGCGCAGACGTGAGGCTGAGCAGCAGCTCTCATTGGCTGAGGCCGGTCAGAAGAAGCTCGTCTCATTGGCTGAAGTCAGAGTGGAAAAACTGTCACTGGATGAAACGGAGCAGAGTGTTAAAGATCCAGCGGCGCTGAAGggacacaaacacagaaaatcCCCCAGTGCTCATAATATCCAATCACAGagcaggagagaaaaaaaacatagaacAG AGCGCAGAACGAGAGATGCTGAAACACCagaggcctctctctctctggcaacCTCTGGTCTCACGGTGACCCCACTGAGCACCAGGAAGTGTTCAAGCACTGTAGAGGAGGAGTGTGTGATGGAAACTCACAGCCTAGACACATGCATATCCGTGGGATGTGGGTCCACATATGAGCGCCGATCCCCCGCTGGCTCAAGTCGACCAGGCAGTGCCAAACCGGTCATCTCAGGGGCCCGTGTTGCATCAGGCCACATAGAAACCACCACAACGCCCAAATCAGCAGCACATAACAGACCCAGGACTACAGGGGCCCATTTAAAACAAGCGGCCCTGGCTACACCACAATCCACAGAGCCACCGACAGACAGCATTTGTAGGTCAGCATCCATGGGGAACAAGCCAGCATCAGAGCACAAATCTAACATCTCCAACTCCACCTCTGTCACACGACAAAAAGAGAGACGAGCAGAAAGAGAGACGCACAGAGATAAGGATTCTAGATCAAGGACTGAGGGGGATAAACAGGCTGgcagagagaaacagaaatgTACAGGGAAGGAAAAAGACAAAGAGAGGTGGATGGgcagaacaagaaaaaaacaagttgacaaagagaaagaaaagaagagagacAGCATACATAGTAAAAACCAAGCTGCCATTGTGATACAGAGAGCATGGAGGAG GTCTTGTATTCGGGGTCGTCTTCATAAATTACTGTGCAAGACAGGGAAAGGGGCGGAGTCTGCTGAAGTCACATCCCTGTTGATTCAGCTACTATGGGGGTGGCCTATCTCTTATGACCACACCCATCACAAAACTTCTGACGTTCAAGCTCCTCCCACCCGGAATGTAGGGAAAAAGAGCTCTGTGCTGCAAAATATATATG GCAGCAGCACCCCGTCCAAAAGAGGGCCCTCTTTGCAGGCTGCAGTGCTTAAACCACAGAGCCAAAGTCAAGCGCTGCTGGATCTGtcacttaaaacaaacaaacagt TGAGCGCCGTCGAGTGTGTGAGCTTGGTGGATACTTTAAGTCAGGCGAAGCAATACTCTTACCATCTAAGGCCATCCAGTGCTGGCAGTCAAAGCGGTCAGAACAGAACGAAGAACTGA